A DNA window from Streptomyces sp. B21-083 contains the following coding sequences:
- a CDS encoding prephenate dehydrogenase codes for MRTALVIGTGLIGTSAALALASRGVVVHLADHDPEQARTASALGAGTDEAPQGPVDLAIIAAPPAHVAGTLADAMRRGVARGYLDVASVKGGPRRELEALGLDLASYIGSHPMSGREKSGPLAATGDLFEGRPWVLTPTRDTDTEVLNLALELVSHCRAVPVVMDADAHDRAVALVSHMPHLVSSMVAARLENAEEAAVRLCGQGIRDVTRIAASDPGMWIDILSANPGPVADLLTDVAADLEETVQALRSLQSSDEAKRREGVSGVEDMLRRGNAGQVRVPGKHGSAPLVYEVVAVLIDDQPGQLARIFADAGRAGVNIEDVRIEHATGQQAGLVQLMVEPEAAPVLSASLRERGWAIRQ; via the coding sequence GTGAGGACCGCACTCGTCATCGGCACGGGCCTCATCGGTACGTCAGCCGCGCTCGCCCTCGCCTCGCGCGGCGTCGTCGTCCACCTCGCCGACCACGACCCCGAGCAGGCCCGTACGGCGTCCGCGCTGGGCGCCGGGACGGACGAGGCACCGCAGGGTCCGGTCGACCTCGCGATCATCGCCGCGCCGCCCGCGCACGTGGCCGGCACCCTCGCCGACGCGATGCGCCGGGGTGTCGCGCGCGGCTACCTCGACGTGGCCAGCGTCAAGGGCGGCCCGCGCCGCGAGCTGGAGGCGCTGGGTCTGGATCTCGCGTCCTACATCGGCTCGCATCCCATGTCGGGGCGCGAGAAGTCCGGCCCGCTGGCCGCGACCGGCGACCTCTTCGAGGGCCGTCCCTGGGTGCTGACGCCGACCCGCGACACGGACACGGAGGTGCTGAACCTCGCCCTCGAACTGGTCTCGCACTGCCGTGCGGTCCCCGTCGTCATGGACGCGGACGCCCACGACCGCGCCGTGGCCCTCGTCTCCCACATGCCCCACCTGGTCTCCAGCATGGTCGCCGCGCGGCTGGAGAACGCGGAGGAGGCGGCCGTACGGCTGTGCGGGCAGGGCATCCGGGACGTGACCCGGATCGCCGCGTCCGATCCCGGCATGTGGATCGACATCCTCTCCGCCAACCCCGGCCCGGTCGCCGATCTCCTCACGGACGTCGCCGCGGACCTGGAGGAGACGGTTCAGGCGCTGCGGTCCCTCCAGTCCTCCGACGAGGCGAAGCGGCGCGAGGGTGTGTCCGGGGTCGAGGACATGCTGCGGCGCGGTAACGCGGGGCAGGTGCGAGTGCCCGGCAAGCACGGGTCCGCTCCGCTGGTGTACGAGGTCGTGGCCGTGCTCATCGACGACCAGCCGGGGCAGCTGGCCCGGATCTTCGCCGATGCGGGGCGGGCGGGGGTCAACATCGAGGACGTGCGGATCGAGCATGCGACGGGGCAGCAGGCGGGGCTTGTGCAGTTGATGGTCGAACCCGAGGCGGCGCCTGTGCTTTCGGCTTCGCTGCGGGAGAGAGGGTGGGCGATTCGGCAGTAG
- a CDS encoding nucleotidyltransferase domain-containing protein gives MRDALDLTDLDLTSVVAEQPDPVLFATVSGAHLYGFPSRDSDVDLRGVHLLPTADLVGLREPEETRSRMWERDGVELDLVTHDLRKFVRLLLRRNGYVLEQLLSPLVVHTSDTHRELAALAPGVLTGHHAHHYRGFAVTQWRLFEKTGELKPLLYTFRVLLTGVHLMRSGEVRAHLPTLVGEIGEAPVYLPELVAAKAEQEHGAADVGHARVAADVERLHRLLDDAQAASGLPDAPTAYDALDDLVVRARVVG, from the coding sequence ATGCGCGACGCCCTGGATCTCACAGACCTCGACCTGACGTCCGTGGTCGCCGAGCAGCCCGACCCGGTGCTTTTCGCCACCGTGTCGGGCGCCCACCTCTACGGCTTCCCGTCCCGCGACTCGGATGTGGACCTCCGGGGCGTCCATCTCCTGCCGACCGCCGACCTGGTCGGTCTCCGCGAGCCGGAGGAGACCCGCTCGCGGATGTGGGAGCGGGACGGCGTCGAACTGGACCTGGTCACCCACGATCTGCGCAAGTTCGTACGGCTGCTGCTGCGCCGCAACGGTTATGTGCTGGAGCAGCTGCTGTCCCCGCTGGTCGTGCACACGTCCGACACGCACCGGGAACTCGCCGCGCTCGCCCCCGGTGTCCTCACCGGCCACCACGCGCACCACTACAGAGGCTTCGCGGTGACGCAGTGGCGGCTCTTCGAGAAGACCGGCGAACTCAAGCCACTGCTCTACACGTTCCGCGTGCTGCTCACCGGCGTCCATCTGATGCGCAGTGGCGAGGTGCGGGCCCATCTGCCCACGCTCGTCGGGGAGATCGGCGAGGCCCCCGTGTATCTGCCCGAACTCGTCGCGGCCAAGGCCGAGCAGGAACACGGGGCGGCCGATGTAGGCCACGCGCGCGTGGCGGCCGATGTGGAGCGGCTGCACCGCCTACTGGACGACGCGCAGGCCGCCTCAGGGCTGCCGGATGCCCCTACCGCGTACGACGCCCTGGACGACCTCGTCGTACGGGCCCGGGTGGTGGGCTGA
- a CDS encoding lysophospholipid acyltransferase family protein translates to MRRHPCRGEAGREVSGPSKSPQASKTAEVPTQRGAEVGRRIGVGLMYGLWKPRVLGAWKVPATGPVILAVNHSHNIDGPMVIGVAPRASHFLVKKEAFIGPLGPAMHALGQVKVDRSTADRTAIAQALAVLTNGGVLGIFPEGSRGEGDFASLRAGLAYFAVRSGAQVVPVAVLGSTDRRGRLIKGLPPLRSRVDVVFGDPFEAGDGTGRRTRAALDEATVRIQKQLTAHLENARRLTGRQENAGRPAEH, encoded by the coding sequence ATGCGTCGTCACCCTTGTCGAGGAGAAGCGGGACGCGAAGTGAGCGGACCGTCGAAGTCGCCGCAGGCGTCGAAGACGGCCGAGGTTCCCACCCAGCGGGGTGCCGAGGTCGGCCGGCGTATAGGTGTCGGCCTGATGTACGGGCTGTGGAAGCCGCGCGTCCTGGGCGCCTGGAAGGTCCCCGCGACCGGTCCGGTGATCCTCGCCGTCAACCACTCGCACAACATCGACGGCCCGATGGTCATCGGCGTGGCGCCCCGAGCGTCACACTTCCTGGTCAAGAAGGAGGCGTTCATCGGGCCGCTCGGGCCCGCCATGCACGCCCTCGGACAGGTCAAGGTGGACCGCTCGACCGCCGACCGCACGGCGATCGCCCAGGCCCTGGCGGTGCTGACGAACGGCGGAGTCCTCGGGATCTTTCCCGAGGGCAGCCGTGGCGAGGGCGACTTCGCCTCGCTGCGCGCCGGGCTGGCCTACTTCGCCGTGCGCAGCGGTGCGCAGGTCGTTCCGGTGGCCGTCCTGGGAAGTACCGACCGGCGCGGACGGTTGATAAAGGGGCTGCCTCCGCTGCGCAGCCGCGTCGACGTGGTTTTCGGAGACCCGTTCGAGGCGGGCGACGGCACCGGGCGGCGTACGCGGGCGGCGCTGGACGAGGCGACCGTACGCATTCAGAAGCAGCTCACCGCGCACCTGGAGAACGCCAGACGGCTCACCGGCCGTCAGGAAAACGCCGGGCGCCCCGCTGAGCACTGA
- the cmk gene encoding (d)CMP kinase, producing MDRAAVIVAIDGPSGTGKSSTSKAVAAQLGLSYLDTGAQYRAITWWMVTNGIDLTDPSAIAAVVGKAEIVSGTDPANPTITVDGTDVGGPIRTQEVTSKVSAVSAVPEVRALITELQRSIAAGAEKGIVVEGRDIGTTVLPGADLKIFLTASPEARAARRSGELKGADVDATREALLKRDAADSSRKTSPLAKADDAVEVDTSELTLQQVIECVVTLVEEKRDAK from the coding sequence GTGGATCGCGCCGCAGTGATTGTCGCCATAGACGGGCCCTCCGGCACCGGCAAGTCGAGCACGTCGAAGGCTGTCGCCGCGCAGCTCGGGCTGAGCTACCTGGACACCGGGGCCCAGTACCGGGCCATCACCTGGTGGATGGTGACCAACGGGATCGACCTCACCGACCCCTCCGCGATCGCCGCCGTGGTGGGCAAGGCAGAGATCGTCTCCGGTACGGACCCGGCGAACCCGACGATCACCGTGGACGGCACCGACGTCGGTGGCCCGATCCGCACCCAGGAGGTCACCTCCAAGGTCAGCGCGGTGAGCGCCGTACCGGAGGTGCGTGCCCTGATCACCGAGCTGCAGCGGTCCATCGCCGCAGGGGCCGAGAAGGGGATCGTCGTCGAGGGGCGGGACATCGGGACGACCGTCCTGCCCGGCGCCGACCTGAAGATCTTCCTCACGGCTTCCCCCGAGGCGCGGGCCGCCCGCCGCAGCGGTGAGCTGAAGGGCGCCGACGTCGACGCCACCCGTGAGGCGCTGCTGAAGCGGGACGCGGCCGACTCCAGCCGTAAGACCTCGCCGCTCGCCAAGGCGGACGACGCGGTGGAGGTCGACACCTCCGAGCTGACTCTGCAGCAGGTCATCGAATGCGTCGTCACCCTTGTCGAGGAGAAGCGGGACGCGAAGTGA
- the der gene encoding ribosome biogenesis GTPase Der, which produces MNDHIPSDGSGEHEHGELGDAEYAEFMELAAVEGFDVEDVEGALGEAGHGPLPVLAVVGRPNVGKSTLVNRIIGRREAVVEDKPGVTRDRVTYEAEWAGRRFKLVDTGGWEQDVLGIDASVAAQAEYAIEASDAVVFVVDAKVGATDTDEAVVRLLRKAGKPVVLCANKVDGLSGEADASYLWALGLGEPHPVSALHGRGTGDMLDAVLEALPEAPAQTFGAGVGGPRRIALIGRPNVGKSSLLNKVAGQERVVVNEIAGTTRDPVDELIELGGVTWKFIDTAGIRKRVHLQQGADYYASLRTAAAVEKAEVAVILIDGSENISIQDQRIVTMAVDAGRAIVLAYNKWDTLDEERRYYLEREIETELAQVAWAPRVNVSARTGRHMEKLVPAIEAALAGWETRVPTGRLNAFLGELVAAHPHPIRGGKQPRILFGTQAGVKPPRFVLFASGFIEAGYRRFIERRLREEFSFEGTPIHISVRVREKRGRKK; this is translated from the coding sequence ATGAACGACCACATTCCCTCCGACGGCTCGGGAGAGCACGAGCACGGAGAGCTTGGCGATGCCGAGTACGCGGAGTTCATGGAGCTCGCCGCGGTGGAGGGCTTCGACGTCGAGGATGTCGAGGGCGCGCTCGGCGAGGCGGGACACGGGCCGCTGCCCGTCCTCGCCGTCGTGGGGCGGCCGAACGTCGGCAAGTCGACACTCGTCAACCGCATCATCGGGCGCCGTGAGGCCGTCGTCGAGGACAAGCCCGGCGTCACCCGGGACCGTGTCACCTACGAGGCCGAATGGGCCGGGCGGCGCTTCAAGCTCGTCGACACCGGCGGCTGGGAGCAGGACGTCCTCGGCATCGACGCCTCCGTGGCCGCGCAGGCCGAGTACGCGATCGAGGCGTCCGACGCTGTCGTCTTCGTCGTCGACGCCAAGGTCGGCGCGACCGACACCGACGAGGCTGTCGTCCGGCTGCTGCGCAAGGCCGGCAAGCCGGTCGTCCTGTGCGCCAACAAGGTCGACGGGCTGAGCGGCGAGGCCGACGCCTCGTATCTCTGGGCCCTCGGTCTCGGCGAGCCGCACCCCGTCTCCGCGCTGCACGGCCGTGGCACCGGCGACATGCTGGACGCCGTCCTGGAGGCGCTGCCCGAGGCGCCCGCGCAGACCTTCGGCGCCGGGGTCGGCGGCCCGCGCCGCATCGCCCTCATCGGCCGCCCGAACGTCGGCAAGTCCTCGCTGCTGAACAAGGTGGCGGGCCAGGAGCGCGTCGTCGTCAACGAGATCGCGGGCACCACCCGTGACCCGGTCGACGAGCTGATCGAACTCGGCGGCGTCACCTGGAAGTTCATCGACACGGCGGGCATCCGTAAGCGCGTCCACCTCCAGCAGGGCGCCGACTACTACGCCTCGCTGCGTACTGCCGCCGCAGTGGAGAAGGCAGAGGTCGCCGTCATCCTGATCGACGGCTCCGAGAACATCTCCATCCAGGACCAGCGGATCGTCACCATGGCCGTCGACGCGGGCCGTGCGATCGTCCTCGCGTACAACAAGTGGGACACGCTCGACGAGGAGCGCCGCTACTACCTGGAGCGGGAGATCGAGACCGAGCTCGCCCAGGTGGCGTGGGCGCCCCGCGTCAACGTCTCGGCGCGTACCGGCCGCCACATGGAGAAGCTGGTCCCCGCGATCGAGGCCGCCCTCGCGGGCTGGGAGACCCGGGTTCCGACCGGCCGGCTGAACGCCTTCCTCGGCGAGCTGGTCGCCGCCCACCCGCACCCGATCCGGGGCGGCAAGCAGCCGCGCATCCTGTTCGGCACGCAGGCGGGCGTCAAGCCGCCGCGGTTCGTGCTCTTCGCCTCCGGCTTCATCGAGGCGGGCTACCGGCGCTTCATCGAGCGCCGTCTGCGCGAGGAGTTCAGCTTCGAGGGCACGCCGATCCACATCTCGGTGCGGGTGCGCGAGAAGCGCGGCAGGAAGAAGTAG
- a CDS encoding DUF6529 family protein — protein MTVDPNAATQSFPPRPPAPSGPRAARYLVPALVAAAVAVGLGVYGKVHDPRGTAFDLAGFSSAGAVKSWLATTAFGFALVQVVSALMVYGKLPGPSWSARLHRWSGRIAFLVAVPVAVHCLYAFGYQTYDSRVMWHSLLGCFFFGVFSAKMLLLRWDRLPGWLLPVVGGLVFTVLTIIWLTSALWFFRNIGVTT, from the coding sequence ATGACCGTGGACCCGAACGCCGCCACCCAGAGCTTCCCTCCGCGCCCCCCTGCCCCCAGCGGCCCGCGCGCGGCCCGCTATCTCGTCCCGGCGCTCGTCGCCGCCGCCGTGGCCGTGGGCCTGGGGGTGTACGGCAAGGTCCACGACCCGCGGGGCACCGCCTTCGACCTGGCCGGATTCAGCAGCGCGGGCGCGGTGAAGTCCTGGCTCGCGACTACGGCGTTCGGCTTCGCGCTCGTCCAGGTCGTGTCGGCGCTCATGGTGTACGGGAAGCTGCCGGGCCCGAGCTGGTCGGCGAGGCTGCACCGCTGGTCGGGGCGGATCGCGTTCCTGGTGGCGGTTCCGGTGGCGGTGCACTGTCTGTACGCGTTCGGATATCAAACATACGATTCACGCGTGATGTGGCACTCCCTCCTGGGATGCTTCTTCTTCGGCGTGTTCAGTGCCAAGATGCTGCTGCTTCGCTGGGATCGCCTGCCCGGCTGGCTGCTGCCGGTCGTCGGCGGACTGGTCTTCACCGTCCTGACGATCATCTGGCTCACGTCCGCCCTCTGGTTCTTCCGCAACATCGGAGTGACGACATGA
- a CDS encoding phosphatase PAP2 family protein — translation MRTEGNLARLDRVFARLDREPGRPTHIDVPKMSRHRIALLVATLVFYLATVWAVVITSWLVRLDWQVMFFRPYQQWPEIHAFLDYYVVLGQRGPTAVMISAWLGWRAWRQHTLRPLLTFGAALLLLNITVGAAKIGMGRLGPHYATTIGSNEMGMGGDIFPSGHTANAVVTWGILAYLASTPRARRWLSASSALMSLGVGLTTVYLGTHWLSDVVLGWVAGLLVLLALPWCEPMITRAETWILEQRDRRRARGTSPAPVPARVGTPAMLTPHATAGQEATARENSVPAAHLSRAPAHPAHPAPHPHASRSERTPVTPAGSRRPPHADRAPRVTGNPSTRPLPGNS, via the coding sequence AGGCACAGGATCGCGCTTCTTGTCGCGACCCTGGTCTTCTATCTCGCCACCGTGTGGGCCGTCGTGATCACCTCGTGGTTGGTCCGGCTCGACTGGCAGGTCATGTTCTTCCGGCCCTACCAGCAGTGGCCGGAGATCCACGCGTTCCTCGACTACTACGTGGTGCTCGGTCAGCGCGGCCCCACCGCGGTGATGATCTCGGCCTGGCTGGGCTGGCGAGCCTGGCGTCAGCACACCCTGCGTCCGCTGCTCACGTTCGGCGCGGCGCTGCTGCTGCTCAACATCACGGTCGGTGCCGCCAAGATCGGCATGGGCCGCCTCGGACCGCACTACGCGACCACCATCGGCTCGAACGAGATGGGTATGGGCGGGGACATATTCCCCAGCGGTCACACCGCGAACGCCGTCGTGACCTGGGGCATCCTGGCCTATCTGGCCTCGACCCCGCGGGCGAGGCGCTGGTTGTCCGCCAGTTCGGCGCTGATGTCGCTCGGCGTCGGCCTCACCACGGTCTATCTGGGTACGCACTGGCTGAGCGATGTCGTCCTGGGCTGGGTCGCGGGTCTGCTGGTCCTGCTGGCGCTGCCGTGGTGCGAGCCGATGATCACTCGCGCCGAGACCTGGATACTGGAGCAGCGCGACCGCAGGCGCGCCCGGGGCACCAGCCCCGCGCCCGTCCCGGCCCGGGTCGGCACGCCGGCGATGCTCACGCCGCACGCGACCGCCGGGCAGGAGGCCACGGCTCGCGAGAACAGCGTCCCGGCGGCCCACCTGTCACGGGCACCCGCGCACCCCGCGCATCCGGCCCCGCACCCGCACGCGAGCCGTTCGGAGCGCACGCCGGTCACACCTGCCGGCAGCCGCCGCCCGCCGCACGCGGACCGCGCCCCGCGCGTCACCGGCAACCCGTCGACCCGCCCCCTGCCCGGCAACAGCTGA
- a CDS encoding I78 family peptidase inhibitor yields the protein MAPNPRPEEPQDTPDTYVGLEAAGAERLARERGWSAVRSLPPGAIITMEYRSGRLNFEVTGGRVTRCWKG from the coding sequence ATGGCACCGAATCCCAGGCCCGAAGAACCCCAGGACACCCCGGACACCTACGTCGGCCTCGAAGCGGCGGGAGCGGAGCGGCTCGCCCGGGAGCGCGGCTGGTCTGCGGTGAGGTCTCTCCCGCCCGGGGCGATCATCACCATGGAGTACCGGTCCGGGCGGCTCAATTTCGAGGTCACCGGCGGTCGGGTGACGCGCTGCTGGAAGGGCTGA
- a CDS encoding Rieske (2Fe-2S) protein, producing the protein MTQRPTRRTILLATGAAALTVGCSEYGDTSGSSKVSAGSPGQELATTADIPVGGGKIFEDEQVVVTQPKEGEFKAFTSICTHQQCPVASVKGGTINCTCHGSKFNITDGSVANPPATRPLAEKKITVTGNSIHLA; encoded by the coding sequence ATGACGCAACGCCCGACGCGGCGCACGATCCTCCTCGCGACGGGCGCGGCGGCGCTCACAGTGGGATGCAGCGAGTACGGCGACACATCCGGGTCGTCGAAGGTCTCCGCCGGCTCCCCCGGTCAGGAGCTGGCCACGACGGCCGACATCCCGGTCGGCGGCGGCAAGATCTTCGAGGACGAGCAGGTCGTGGTGACGCAGCCGAAGGAGGGCGAGTTCAAGGCCTTCACCTCCATCTGCACGCATCAGCAGTGCCCCGTGGCCAGCGTCAAGGGCGGCACCATCAACTGCACCTGCCACGGCAGCAAGTTCAACATCACGGACGGTTCGGTGGCCAACCCGCCTGCGACGCGGCCCCTGGCGGAGAAGAAGATCACGGTGACGGGAAATTCGATCCACCTGGCGTGA
- a CDS encoding transglycosylase family protein, giving the protein MSECADSYSRKTRKTAVLAGAALLAPLGLLAATGNAAAADSGVWDRIAQCESGGNWHINTGNGYYGGLQFSAGTWRAYGGTAYAATADGASRSQQISVATKVQGAQGWGAWPTCSARAGAAGSAPAASGSDSGSDSGSSATSRSTKKSTTPSTGQSARKATGSGESAASEAPSKAPERSPAHTGRSSSRGDYTVRVGDTLSGIAARYTTTWQHIYAANKAVIGGSPDLIVPGQRLDL; this is encoded by the coding sequence ATGTCCGAATGTGCCGATAGTTACAGCCGCAAGACGCGCAAGACGGCGGTCCTCGCCGGGGCGGCCCTGCTCGCCCCCCTCGGACTGCTGGCCGCGACAGGCAACGCCGCGGCGGCTGACAGCGGGGTGTGGGACCGCATCGCCCAGTGCGAGAGCGGCGGCAACTGGCACATCAACACCGGCAACGGGTACTACGGAGGACTCCAGTTCTCCGCCGGCACCTGGCGCGCCTACGGTGGCACGGCCTACGCGGCCACCGCCGACGGGGCCAGCAGGTCCCAGCAGATCTCCGTCGCCACCAAGGTCCAGGGCGCCCAGGGCTGGGGCGCCTGGCCGACCTGTTCGGCGCGCGCCGGAGCCGCCGGGAGCGCTCCTGCGGCATCTGGGTCCGACTCGGGCTCCGATTCGGGCTCCTCGGCAACCAGCAGGTCGACGAAGAAGTCGACCACCCCGTCCACCGGCCAGTCGGCCAGGAAGGCGACCGGTTCCGGCGAGTCGGCCGCGTCCGAGGCTCCCTCGAAGGCACCCGAGCGTTCACCGGCCCACACCGGCCGCAGCTCGTCCCGCGGCGACTACACCGTCCGCGTGGGCGACACCCTGAGCGGCATCGCCGCCCGGTACACGACCACTTGGCAGCACATCTACGCCGCCAACAAGGCCGTCATCGGCGGCAGTCCCGACCTGATCGTGCCCGGCCAGAGGCTCGACCTCTGA
- the aroH gene encoding chorismate mutase produces the protein MAVRAVRGAVQLDRDEAGHMDERVSELLVAVLERNSLTADDLISVWFTATPDLHSDFPAAAARKLGIVDVPLICAQELDIEGAMPRVVRILAHIESDLPRADIAHVYLGAAGALRKDIAQ, from the coding sequence GTGGCGGTACGAGCGGTCCGGGGCGCCGTCCAACTGGACCGGGACGAGGCCGGGCACATGGACGAGCGGGTCAGTGAGCTGCTCGTCGCGGTCCTGGAGCGCAACAGCCTCACCGCGGACGACCTGATCAGCGTCTGGTTCACGGCCACCCCCGACCTGCACAGCGACTTCCCGGCCGCCGCGGCCCGCAAGCTCGGCATCGTCGACGTACCGCTGATCTGCGCCCAGGAGCTGGACATCGAGGGCGCGATGCCCCGAGTGGTGCGGATCCTCGCGCACATCGAGTCGGACCTGCCCCGCGCGGACATCGCACACGTCTACCTCGGTGCCGCGGGGGCCCTGCGCAAGGACATCGCCCAGTGA
- a CDS encoding nucleotidyltransferase domain-containing protein encodes MSPRSGTQSSEIPETLVRDHTIYACVMGSRAFGLATDGSDTDRRGVFLAPTPLFWRFEKPPTHVEGPAEEQFSWELERFCTLALRANPNILECLHSPLVEYADDTGRELLALREAFLSRQAHETFARYALGQRKKLEAHVRVHGVPRWKHAMHLLRLLMSCRDLLRTGTLTIDVGDERGPLLAVKRGEVGWPEIESRMNRLAEEAELASRTSPLPEEPDRPRVEDFLIRTRRTSAHHPGPYDEVVQGVVRGRGIRQP; translated from the coding sequence ATGAGCCCGCGTTCCGGCACCCAGAGCTCCGAGATCCCCGAGACCCTGGTGCGCGACCACACGATCTACGCCTGTGTGATGGGCTCGCGCGCCTTCGGCCTGGCCACGGACGGCAGCGACACGGACAGGCGCGGGGTCTTCCTCGCTCCCACTCCCCTGTTCTGGCGCTTCGAGAAGCCGCCCACGCATGTGGAGGGCCCGGCGGAGGAGCAGTTCAGCTGGGAGCTGGAACGCTTCTGCACTCTGGCTCTGCGGGCCAACCCGAACATCCTGGAGTGCCTCCACTCGCCTCTCGTGGAGTACGCCGACGACACCGGCCGTGAACTCCTCGCCCTGCGCGAGGCGTTCCTCTCCCGCCAGGCGCACGAGACGTTCGCGCGCTACGCGCTCGGTCAGCGCAAGAAGCTGGAGGCCCACGTCCGCGTCCACGGCGTCCCGCGCTGGAAACACGCGATGCACCTGCTGCGCCTCCTGATGAGCTGCCGCGACCTGCTGCGCACGGGCACACTGACGATCGACGTCGGCGACGAGCGCGGCCCGCTGCTGGCGGTGAAACGGGGCGAGGTGGGCTGGCCGGAGATCGAGTCCCGAATGAACCGCCTGGCGGAGGAAGCCGAACTGGCCTCGCGCACCAGCCCGCTCCCCGAGGAACCGGACCGCCCCCGCGTCGAGGACTTCCTGATCCGCACCCGCCGAACCTCAGCCCACCACCCGGGCCCGTACGACGAGGTCGTCCAGGGCGTCGTACGCGGTAGGGGCATCCGGCAGCCCTGA